In the Colwellia sp. 20A7 genome, one interval contains:
- a CDS encoding mechanosensitive ion channel family protein, which yields MFNSQLAETTEKVTATLDPTNLLKDEINQVANIYNIIIEFFTNYSFQLIGALIVFIIGYILAGKISKWVLKLCLKNKLDITLSQFLSNTSKMVIVVMITIVALSKLGISVTPFIAAIGAISLGAGLALQGLLANYAAGFNIIIIRPFVVGDTITVHGVTGVVEEVLLAYTVLKNEDDVTITVPNKHIVGEILHNSKNDSLLELKVGISYDHNPLEVAELLKKTIMSLDIIGDSNKLQVGIDEFSDSAITLGIRLWTPTINLYDSKYKAYASIYSALDDANINIPFPQRDVHIHQVESK from the coding sequence GTGTTTAACAGCCAGCTTGCCGAAACGACTGAAAAAGTCACTGCGACACTCGACCCAACAAATTTATTAAAAGACGAAATAAATCAAGTTGCGAATATTTACAACATTATTATTGAGTTTTTCACCAATTACAGCTTCCAGCTGATTGGCGCACTAATTGTTTTTATTATTGGCTATATCCTCGCGGGTAAAATATCTAAATGGGTATTGAAGCTATGTCTTAAAAACAAATTAGATATAACCCTAAGCCAATTCTTATCTAACACCTCAAAAATGGTGATTGTGGTGATGATTACCATTGTCGCCCTAAGTAAGCTAGGTATTAGTGTGACTCCATTTATAGCTGCTATTGGTGCCATTTCGTTAGGTGCTGGTTTAGCTTTACAAGGCTTGCTAGCTAACTACGCAGCTGGCTTTAATATTATTATTATTAGACCTTTTGTTGTCGGCGATACTATAACAGTTCACGGCGTTACAGGTGTCGTTGAAGAAGTACTATTAGCTTATACAGTATTGAAAAATGAAGACGATGTTACTATTACAGTACCAAACAAACATATTGTCGGCGAAATATTACACAATTCAAAAAATGACTCGTTACTTGAACTAAAGGTAGGTATTTCTTATGACCATAACCCTTTAGAAGTAGCTGAGTTACTGAAAAAAACCATTATGTCACTTGATATTATTGGCGATAGCAATAAGCTACAAGTCGGCATTGATGAATTTTCTGACAGCGCTATTACATTGGGTATTCGTTTATGGACACCAACCATAAACCTGTATGACTCAAAATATAAAGCTTATGCGAGTATTTACTCTGCATTAGACGACGCTAATATCAACATTCCATTCCCACAACGCGATGTTCATATTCATCAAGTTGAGTCAAAGTAA
- a CDS encoding aldo/keto reductase produces MKMKFQQISTENSSRLIYGCMRIAGDNSANDRAKGKLAIHTAIDNSYNHFDHADIYGNGECESLFGELLKESPNLRNNMIITSKAGIRRSPQRYDFSQDYLVHSVENSLKRLNTDYLDLFLLHRPDYLFNAQDVAETFMQLKASGKVKHFGVSNFTPSQVSLLQSALDEPLLVNQIEINIHNISSLSDGTLDQCQQLGITPIAWCPLGGVAYPAWENTFSPADEQRIEAELSQQALKYNCQPWQLVLAWLLKHPANICPIVGSTTPERIIAAQKSLELKYSHIDWYRLLETRNGQALP; encoded by the coding sequence ATGAAGATGAAATTTCAACAAATATCAACCGAAAACTCTTCTCGTCTTATTTACGGTTGCATGCGCATTGCCGGAGACAACTCAGCTAATGATCGAGCGAAAGGTAAATTAGCTATTCATACCGCTATTGATAACAGCTATAACCACTTTGACCATGCCGATATTTACGGTAATGGTGAATGCGAAAGTTTATTTGGAGAATTACTAAAAGAGTCGCCAAATTTACGTAACAATATGATCATTACTTCAAAGGCTGGCATTCGACGAAGTCCCCAACGTTATGACTTTTCGCAAGACTACCTTGTGCATAGTGTTGAAAATTCATTAAAACGACTGAACACTGATTATTTAGATCTCTTTTTACTACATCGTCCTGATTATTTATTCAATGCTCAAGATGTAGCTGAAACGTTTATGCAATTAAAGGCTAGTGGCAAAGTAAAACACTTTGGCGTTAGTAATTTCACACCTTCCCAAGTTTCATTATTACAATCAGCTTTAGATGAGCCATTATTGGTGAATCAAATAGAAATTAACATTCATAATATTAGTAGTTTATCTGACGGTACTTTAGATCAATGCCAACAATTAGGTATAACGCCTATTGCATGGTGTCCTCTTGGTGGTGTTGCTTATCCCGCATGGGAGAATACATTTTCGCCTGCTGATGAACAACGTATCGAAGCAGAACTATCACAACAAGCTTTAAAATATAACTGTCAACCATGGCAACTAGTTTTAGCTTGGTTATTAAAACACCCTGCTAATATTTGCCCTATTGTTGGCTCAACTACCCCTGAACGTATTATAGCAGCGCAAAAATCACTTGAATTAAAGTACAGCCATATAGACTGGTATCGTTTACTTGAAACAAGAAATGGTCAAGCACTTCCTTAA
- the panB gene encoding 3-methyl-2-oxobutanoate hydroxymethyltransferase, protein MAKITTSTLLKMKQQGEKISTITAYDASFAQLFDQAGIHAILIGDSLGMVLQGRDDTLPVTIDHMVYHTECVKRGVEDTLIIGDMPFMTYATTEQALTNATKLMQAGASMVKMEGGTWLASTIKALVERGIPVCAHLGLTPQSVNVFGGFKVQGRSEEHAKVMIEDAQALEAAGAQLLVLECIPAPLGKAISEAVSIPTIGIGAGKDTDGQILVMHDALGISCSYMPKFSRNFIKETGDIKKAIELYISEVSEGNFPGKEHIFK, encoded by the coding sequence ATGGCTAAAATAACCACATCTACCTTGTTAAAGATGAAACAACAAGGCGAAAAAATTTCAACTATAACCGCTTATGATGCAAGTTTTGCTCAGCTTTTCGATCAAGCTGGAATTCACGCTATATTAATTGGCGATTCATTAGGCATGGTACTTCAAGGCCGAGATGATACTCTGCCTGTCACTATTGACCACATGGTTTACCATACTGAATGTGTAAAGCGAGGTGTTGAAGATACACTCATTATTGGTGATATGCCTTTTATGACCTACGCCACCACAGAGCAAGCGTTAACGAATGCAACAAAGTTAATGCAAGCTGGTGCTAGTATGGTAAAAATGGAAGGTGGCACTTGGTTAGCCAGTACTATAAAAGCTTTAGTAGAACGTGGTATTCCCGTTTGTGCTCATTTAGGCTTAACACCACAATCAGTCAATGTTTTTGGCGGTTTTAAAGTACAAGGCCGTAGTGAAGAACACGCAAAAGTAATGATTGAAGATGCTCAAGCATTAGAAGCCGCCGGAGCACAACTATTAGTATTAGAATGCATCCCTGCACCTCTGGGTAAAGCCATTTCGGAAGCTGTTTCAATTCCAACTATTGGTATTGGTGCTGGTAAAGATACCGATGGACAAATATTAGTAATGCATGATGCCTTAGGTATTTCTTGTAGTTACATGCCTAAGTTCTCTCGAAACTTCATTAAAGAAACAGGTGATATTAAAAAAGCAATTGAGCTTTATATCAGCGAAGTATCTGAAGGGAATTTTCCAGGTAAAGAACATATTTTTAAATAA
- a CDS encoding 1-acyl-sn-glycerol-3-phosphate acyltransferase — MTNKALSIREKTIFDGIFTKYFLKSLFKLWFKLAGWKVCKVAPEGAGVAIAAPHTSNWDFVYALGAAILQDVKIYFSIKDSLCKTPILGTWLMWLGAMPINRTSQGQGQVDQIKAFIDSQKGNRVFFLFTPEGTRSAVTKWKTGFYHVAQGCDLPIFLAKVDYQSKETGVFHTFQLTGNKDDDIQAIQASYKSIHGKFIEDQYPPYSGQLPLISESEIAIIQALYSLKGVATKMEINTKAKLTELSNTMLALLIEKGLLEKHPVDAKNNESTYQLTFAGKGYFLHLTPNMHNQ, encoded by the coding sequence ATGACTAACAAAGCCTTATCTATTCGCGAAAAAACCATTTTTGACGGTATATTTACTAAATACTTTTTAAAATCTTTATTTAAATTGTGGTTTAAGTTAGCCGGCTGGAAAGTATGTAAAGTAGCCCCCGAAGGTGCAGGGGTCGCAATAGCAGCACCACACACCTCAAACTGGGATTTTGTCTACGCACTTGGCGCCGCTATATTACAAGATGTAAAAATCTATTTTTCGATAAAAGACAGTCTATGTAAAACACCTATTTTAGGTACCTGGCTAATGTGGTTAGGTGCTATGCCAATAAATAGAACATCACAAGGACAGGGTCAAGTTGATCAAATAAAAGCCTTTATTGATTCTCAAAAAGGAAATCGAGTATTCTTCCTTTTCACTCCAGAAGGTACACGTAGTGCGGTAACAAAATGGAAGACTGGCTTTTATCATGTTGCTCAAGGTTGCGATTTACCTATTTTTCTCGCCAAAGTAGATTATCAAAGTAAAGAAACCGGTGTTTTTCATACTTTTCAATTAACCGGTAATAAAGATGATGATATTCAAGCAATACAAGCATCCTATAAAAGTATCCATGGAAAGTTCATTGAAGATCAATATCCGCCATACAGTGGACAACTCCCTTTAATTTCTGAATCTGAAATTGCTATTATCCAAGCCCTATATTCACTTAAAGGTGTAGCAACTAAAATGGAAATTAATACCAAGGCTAAGTTAACTGAACTTTCTAATACTATGCTCGCCTTATTGATAGAAAAAGGATTATTAGAAAAGCACCCTGTTGATGCAAAAAACAATGAAAGCACTTACCAGCTAACTTTTGCTGGTAAGGGATATTTTTTACACTTAACACCCAACATGCACAATCAATGA
- a CDS encoding ABC transporter permease, with product MNNSIALKSILNKETQRFMRIWIQTLVPPAITISLYFVIFGSLIGSRIGDMGGVDYMSFIVPGLIMMSVITNSYSNVASSFFSAKWQRNVEEMLVAPVPNWVIVAGYVGGGMARGILVGLIVTLVSLLFVDIQIHNVWVIIATVTLTSATFALGGLINAIFARTFDDISIIPTFILTPLTYLGGVFYSISLLPEFWQGVSQVNPIVYMVNAFRYGFLGITDVNIGTAFVVIVFFIVTLFSVAMILINKGIGLRS from the coding sequence ATGAATAACTCTATTGCCTTAAAAAGCATTTTGAACAAAGAAACCCAGCGTTTCATGCGCATTTGGATACAAACCTTGGTACCACCAGCCATTACTATCAGCCTTTATTTTGTTATTTTTGGTTCCCTTATTGGATCTCGTATAGGTGATATGGGTGGCGTTGATTATATGTCATTTATTGTACCTGGTTTGATTATGATGAGTGTTATTACTAATTCATATTCTAATGTTGCATCTTCTTTCTTTAGTGCAAAATGGCAACGTAATGTTGAGGAAATGTTAGTAGCGCCTGTACCTAATTGGGTTATTGTTGCCGGATATGTTGGTGGTGGTATGGCTCGTGGAATTTTAGTTGGCTTAATTGTTACCTTAGTATCATTATTATTTGTTGATATACAAATTCACAATGTGTGGGTGATTATTGCAACGGTTACTTTAACATCGGCAACCTTTGCTTTAGGTGGCTTAATTAATGCTATTTTTGCTAGAACGTTTGATGATATATCTATTATTCCAACCTTTATTTTGACGCCATTGACATACCTTGGTGGTGTGTTTTATTCAATTAGTTTACTGCCTGAATTTTGGCAAGGTGTATCTCAGGTTAACCCAATTGTTTATATGGTTAATGCTTTTCGATATGGATTTTTAGGCATTACAGATGTAAATATAGGTACTGCCTTTGTGGTTATTGTATTTTTTATTGTTACTTTATTTAGTGTCGCGATGATATTAATTAATAAAGGTATAGGCTTAAGAAGTTAA
- the pcnB gene encoding polynucleotide adenylyltransferase PcnB, whose product MLPTLNKRFAIIKRVINLCKKVFTKNTSKKAIVKNHVTTLEQPIVLTRDQHPVSRQLISPNALKVLYRLNKGGFDAYLVGGGVRDILLGLKPKDFDIATNATPDEIKGLFRNCRLIGRRFRLAHIVFGREIIEVATFRGHHDSEVQKGKDSTKTSKQSDDGMLLRDNIYGTIDEDAERRDFTINALYYSSKDFKVLDFANGVKDVKDKVIRLIGDPETRYREDPVRMLRAIRFATKLDMTIAKETQQPITELAPLMANIPAARMFEEFLKMFISGKAVANYKQLRKYQLFGFFFPAVNLALDNPSEGNSEQLERFIIQAMTNTDNRINNEQRVTPAFLFAAMLWYSLQNYIRQINANSQLSPQDAFFAALSEIMPEQQQSIAIPKRFQSVMKDIWILQEKLERREGKKAFKTFEHPKFRAGYDFLLLRAEVETNNTQLAELSKWWTDFQNVSHEAQEQMVKGVKTSPGAKRRTPRKRRKPTSPAAVE is encoded by the coding sequence ATACTTCCTACTCTTAATAAAAGGTTTGCGATTATCAAACGCGTCATTAATTTATGTAAAAAAGTTTTTACTAAAAACACCAGTAAAAAAGCTATCGTTAAAAATCACGTAACAACACTTGAACAACCCATTGTACTTACACGTGATCAACACCCAGTATCTCGCCAATTAATCAGCCCAAATGCGCTTAAAGTATTATATCGGCTAAACAAAGGTGGCTTTGATGCTTACCTTGTTGGTGGCGGCGTTCGAGATATTTTATTGGGACTAAAACCTAAAGACTTTGATATTGCAACAAATGCAACGCCCGACGAAATTAAAGGCTTATTTAGAAATTGCCGTTTAATAGGTCGTAGATTTCGTTTAGCACATATAGTTTTTGGTCGAGAAATCATTGAGGTCGCTACCTTTCGAGGGCACCACGACAGCGAAGTTCAAAAAGGAAAAGACAGTACCAAAACATCAAAACAAAGCGACGATGGCATGCTATTGCGTGACAATATATACGGTACTATTGATGAAGATGCTGAACGTAGAGATTTCACCATCAACGCCCTTTACTACTCATCTAAAGACTTTAAAGTCTTAGATTTTGCTAATGGCGTAAAAGATGTAAAAGACAAGGTAATTCGTTTAATTGGCGACCCGGAAACTCGTTACAGAGAAGACCCTGTTCGCATGCTACGTGCTATACGTTTTGCTACTAAGCTTGATATGACAATAGCAAAAGAAACTCAACAACCCATAACAGAATTAGCACCGTTAATGGCAAATATTCCTGCGGCTAGAATGTTTGAAGAGTTTTTAAAAATGTTTATATCTGGCAAAGCTGTTGCTAACTATAAGCAGTTACGTAAATATCAATTATTTGGCTTTTTCTTCCCTGCGGTTAATCTAGCATTAGATAATCCCTCAGAAGGTAATAGTGAACAACTAGAGCGCTTCATTATTCAAGCAATGACAAATACAGACAATCGTATTAATAATGAACAACGTGTAACACCGGCATTTTTATTTGCTGCTATGCTTTGGTATTCATTACAAAACTATATTCGTCAAATTAATGCTAACAGCCAATTGTCGCCTCAAGATGCATTTTTTGCAGCTTTAAGTGAAATTATGCCAGAGCAACAGCAAAGCATCGCTATTCCTAAACGTTTTCAAAGTGTTATGAAAGACATCTGGATTTTACAAGAAAAGCTAGAACGTCGAGAAGGCAAAAAAGCATTTAAAACCTTTGAGCACCCTAAGTTTAGAGCAGGATACGACTTTCTATTATTACGTGCTGAAGTTGAAACAAACAATACTCAACTAGCTGAGTTATCAAAATGGTGGACGGACTTTCAAAATGTTAGCCACGAGGCTCAGGAACAAATGGTTAAAGGTGTCAAAACCTCACCAGGAGCCAAACGACGTACACCAAGAAAACGACGTAAACCCACTAGCCCAGCTGCTGTTGAATAA
- the trmB gene encoding tRNA (guanine(46)-N(7))-methyltransferase TrmB, whose amino-acid sequence MNKITRTNLDEASGDSKIITTNQSGIHEKLDEVVQRHLTHPFQKPYQVHTQKAFDDINERVQAFLADKPDGKVILDSCCGVGQSTRLLASLNPDTLVVGVDKSSSRIERNVEGFDVENGYQADNFYLVRADLNDFYRLVEAANWPITKHYILYPNPWPKSKHLQRRWHGSAVFPTLISLGEEIILRSNWRLYLEEFQQAAKHVNLTGHLADLARDEQPLTPFEAKYQASGQVCWQLSFTR is encoded by the coding sequence ATGAATAAAATTACACGTACAAATTTAGATGAGGCCTCAGGTGATTCTAAGATCATTACCACTAACCAAAGCGGTATACATGAAAAGCTAGATGAAGTGGTGCAAAGGCATTTAACGCATCCTTTTCAAAAGCCTTATCAAGTTCATACTCAAAAGGCTTTTGATGACATTAATGAACGAGTTCAAGCTTTTCTTGCAGATAAACCTGATGGAAAAGTGATTCTTGATTCTTGCTGTGGTGTCGGACAAAGTACACGCTTATTGGCGTCATTGAACCCCGATACTTTAGTGGTTGGCGTCGATAAATCATCGAGCCGTATTGAACGTAATGTTGAAGGCTTTGATGTTGAAAATGGTTATCAAGCAGATAACTTTTACTTAGTTCGAGCCGATTTAAATGATTTTTATCGTTTGGTTGAAGCGGCTAATTGGCCGATTACTAAACATTATATTTTGTACCCAAACCCCTGGCCTAAATCAAAGCATTTACAACGTCGTTGGCATGGCAGTGCGGTATTTCCAACCTTGATTAGTCTCGGTGAGGAAATTATTTTACGCAGTAATTGGCGATTATATTTAGAAGAGTTCCAACAAGCGGCTAAGCATGTGAATTTAACTGGTCATCTTGCTGATTTAGCCAGAGATGAGCAACCATTGACTCCATTTGAAGCCAAATACCAAGCAAGTGGACAAGTTTGCTGGCAATTGTCTTTTACACGTTAA
- the folK gene encoding 2-amino-4-hydroxy-6-hydroxymethyldihydropteridine diphosphokinase: MTTPSTIAYIGLGSNLSEPIEQVKNAIKAIENITRSTVISVSSLYLSKPMGPQDQDDYINAVLCLETSLSAIELLDALQTIENEFGRVRKENRWGARILDLDIILFGNQVINSERLIIPHYGMTEREFVLIPLAEISPLLQLPNGQKITFLSQKISANSMIKLS; encoded by the coding sequence ATGACGACTCCATCAACTATTGCATACATTGGTTTAGGTAGTAATTTATCTGAGCCAATTGAACAAGTTAAAAATGCAATTAAAGCGATAGAAAATATAACACGAAGCACTGTTATTTCGGTTTCATCTTTATATCTTAGCAAGCCTATGGGCCCTCAAGATCAAGATGACTATATCAATGCAGTGCTGTGCCTTGAAACGTCGCTATCAGCTATTGAATTATTAGACGCTTTACAAACTATTGAAAATGAATTTGGCAGAGTCCGTAAAGAAAACCGCTGGGGTGCTCGTATTCTAGACCTAGATATCATATTATTTGGCAATCAAGTTATCAATTCTGAACGATTAATCATACCTCACTACGGTATGACTGAACGTGAATTTGTTTTAATACCATTAGCTGAAATTTCCCCTTTGTTACAGCTACCTAATGGCCAAAAAATCACATTTCTTAGCCAAAAAATTTCTGCCAACTCAATGATAAAACTAAGCTAA
- the panC gene encoding pantoate--beta-alanine ligase gives MNTVENIKDLREQVKTWRMQGLTIAFVPTMGNLHDGHLALVKAAHRHADKVIVSIFVNPMQFGLSEDIDNYPKTLAQDKESLLKVNTDLLFTPTADIIYPKGFGENSYVEVPNISNLHCGASRPGHFRGVATVVCKLFNLVQPDVACFGSKDYQQLQVIQTMVEDLSMPVEIIPVEIIREQSGLAMSSRNGYLTPKELAIAPTLYKTLLWLSDELRASHQARDYAVLVMQASEKLDKAGLKTDYINLCHAQTLAPASPNDKDIVILAAAYLGKARLIDNLPVKLS, from the coding sequence ATGAACACAGTTGAAAATATTAAAGATCTACGAGAACAAGTAAAAACGTGGCGTATGCAAGGTTTAACTATAGCATTCGTACCTACAATGGGTAATTTACATGACGGTCACCTAGCATTAGTTAAAGCAGCTCACCGACATGCAGACAAAGTTATTGTCAGTATTTTTGTCAACCCAATGCAGTTTGGTTTAAGCGAAGATATTGATAATTACCCTAAAACGCTAGCCCAGGATAAAGAAAGCCTACTTAAAGTCAATACTGACTTACTATTTACACCAACGGCAGACATTATCTATCCAAAAGGGTTTGGTGAAAATAGCTATGTAGAAGTGCCTAATATTTCAAACTTGCATTGCGGTGCTAGCCGTCCTGGGCATTTCCGAGGTGTAGCCACTGTTGTTTGTAAACTGTTTAATTTAGTTCAACCTGATGTTGCTTGTTTTGGCTCTAAGGATTATCAACAACTACAAGTGATTCAAACGATGGTTGAAGATTTATCTATGCCTGTCGAGATTATTCCTGTTGAAATCATCCGTGAACAGTCAGGTTTAGCAATGAGCTCGCGCAATGGTTACTTAACACCAAAAGAGCTAGCAATAGCACCGACATTATACAAAACTTTATTGTGGTTAAGTGACGAGTTACGAGCTAGTCATCAAGCTAGAGACTATGCAGTATTGGTAATGCAAGCAAGTGAAAAGCTTGATAAAGCAGGCTTAAAAACTGACTATATTAATTTATGTCATGCACAAACATTAGCACCAGCATCACCAAATGATAAAGATATTGTTATATTAGCTGCTGCCTATTTAGGTAAAGCGAGACTGATCGATAACTTACCAGTTAAGCTATCATAA
- a CDS encoding ABC transporter ATP-binding protein, which yields MTNAVETNALQISSLVKTYKGGFQALKGIDLTVKQGDFFALLGPNGAGKSTTIGVITSLVNKTQGQVKVYGYDIDTDLEKAKSFIGLVPQEFNFNQFEPLINILVNQAGYYGVDKKTALVRAEKYLKQLELWDKRNSAGRELSGGMKRRLMIVRALMHEPQMLILDEPTAGVDIEIRRGMWDFLQKLNAQGITIILTTHYLEEAESLCRNIAIIDGGKIVENTSMKSLLAQLDGETFVLDLLPFQSEITLKGISSRRIDENTLEIDLQKTQSLNSVFEQLSAQNVEVLSMRNKSNRLEALFVNLITNNGTKKEAK from the coding sequence ATGACCAATGCAGTAGAAACTAATGCTTTGCAAATAAGCTCCCTTGTAAAAACCTATAAAGGCGGTTTTCAAGCGTTAAAAGGAATTGATTTAACGGTTAAACAGGGTGACTTTTTTGCATTACTTGGCCCTAATGGCGCAGGAAAATCTACTACAATAGGTGTGATCACTTCTTTGGTTAATAAAACTCAAGGCCAAGTAAAAGTATATGGTTATGATATTGATACCGATTTAGAAAAAGCAAAATCATTTATTGGCTTAGTACCGCAAGAGTTCAATTTTAATCAGTTTGAACCACTTATTAATATTTTAGTTAATCAAGCTGGTTATTATGGTGTTGATAAAAAAACAGCTTTAGTTCGCGCTGAAAAATATTTAAAGCAATTAGAGTTATGGGATAAGCGCAACTCTGCTGGACGTGAGTTATCCGGCGGTATGAAACGACGATTAATGATTGTTCGTGCCTTAATGCATGAGCCACAAATGCTGATTTTAGATGAGCCAACCGCTGGCGTTGATATCGAAATTCGTCGAGGTATGTGGGATTTCTTACAAAAGTTAAATGCACAGGGCATCACTATTATTCTAACGACACATTATTTGGAAGAAGCTGAAAGCTTATGCCGTAATATTGCTATTATTGATGGCGGAAAAATTGTTGAGAATACAAGTATGAAAAGCTTGTTAGCACAATTAGATGGTGAAACCTTTGTGTTAGATTTATTACCCTTTCAAAGTGAGATTACACTCAAAGGAATTAGCTCTCGCAGGATTGATGAAAATACGTTAGAAATTGATTTACAGAAAACACAAAGTTTAAATTCGGTTTTTGAGCAACTATCAGCTCAGAATGTAGAAGTATTGAGCATGCGCAATAAGAGTAATCGATTAGAAGCTTTATTTGTAAACTTAATTACGAATAATGGCACCAAGAAAGAGGCTAAATAA
- the panP gene encoding pyridoxal-dependent aspartate 1-decarboxylase PanP translates to MITPKRTAQATPAALHRIFTLAEKPDSTLGRIEQEISQNLLGFLNSHIVASKNALSDIEQDFVCPLIPEQPEFVSDHMHHLLDKLVSQSVHTASPTFIGHMTSALPSFILPLSKLMVGLNQNLVKVETSKAFTPLERQVVGMMHNLVYKEDEGFYKAWMHSAEHSLGAFCSGGTVANITGLWVARNKLLKADGSFKGITRSGLFAGLQHYGYQGLVILVSERGHYSLKKSADILGIGQDSVIAIETDENNKIDCQKLAEKCEELQKLNIKVLAIVGIAGTTETGNVDPLNKMAEIAKKYACYFHVDAAWGGATLLSNKHRHILAGIEHADSVTIDAHKQMYVPMGVGMVLFKDPSSVEEIEHHAEYILRKGSKDLGSHTLEGSRAGMAMLVYSSLHIISRPGYEMLINQAIEKAEYFAEIIHQHDDFELITKPELCLLTYRYVPKSVQVLLSQVDDTKQRDINAIIGELTQFIQKRQREDGHSFVSRTRIQVARYGGEKVIVFRVVLANPLTRKSNLRDILAEQCKLAQESEVLLPKLFGLVKDNEYLD, encoded by the coding sequence ATGATTACGCCTAAGCGTACTGCCCAAGCTACACCTGCTGCCTTACATCGGATTTTTACCCTTGCGGAAAAACCCGACTCTACTTTAGGGCGTATTGAGCAAGAAATATCTCAAAACCTACTAGGCTTTTTGAATAGCCATATAGTGGCGAGTAAAAATGCTTTATCAGATATTGAGCAAGATTTCGTGTGTCCGCTTATTCCTGAGCAGCCTGAATTTGTTTCTGATCACATGCATCATTTATTAGATAAGTTAGTGTCACAATCAGTTCATACTGCTAGCCCTACTTTTATCGGTCATATGACTTCAGCTTTGCCTTCTTTCATTTTACCTTTATCTAAATTAATGGTTGGTCTTAATCAGAATTTAGTTAAAGTAGAAACATCTAAAGCCTTTACGCCGTTAGAGCGACAAGTCGTCGGTATGATGCATAATTTAGTGTACAAAGAGGATGAAGGTTTTTATAAGGCCTGGATGCACAGTGCTGAACATTCATTAGGTGCTTTTTGCTCTGGTGGCACTGTCGCTAATATTACAGGGCTTTGGGTAGCTCGTAATAAGTTGCTTAAGGCTGATGGTAGTTTTAAAGGAATTACTCGTTCAGGCTTATTTGCAGGCCTACAGCATTATGGCTATCAAGGTTTAGTTATTCTTGTTTCAGAGCGTGGTCATTACTCTTTGAAAAAATCAGCAGATATACTGGGTATTGGACAAGATAGTGTTATTGCCATCGAAACTGATGAAAATAATAAAATAGATTGTCAAAAGCTAGCGGAGAAATGCGAAGAACTGCAAAAGCTGAATATTAAAGTATTAGCCATCGTTGGTATTGCGGGAACAACTGAAACTGGCAACGTAGATCCTCTAAATAAAATGGCTGAAATAGCTAAAAAATATGCATGTTATTTTCATGTAGATGCAGCATGGGGAGGCGCTACGCTATTATCAAACAAGCATAGGCATATCCTTGCTGGTATTGAACATGCAGATTCAGTTACGATTGATGCACATAAGCAGATGTATGTACCGATGGGAGTAGGGATGGTGTTATTTAAAGATCCTTCTTCTGTTGAAGAAATTGAACATCATGCTGAGTATATCTTGCGAAAAGGGTCAAAAGACTTAGGTAGTCATACGTTAGAGGGCTCTCGTGCCGGAATGGCAATGCTTGTTTATTCAAGTTTACATATTATTAGCCGACCGGGTTATGAAATGTTGATTAATCAGGCTATTGAAAAAGCGGAGTATTTTGCTGAGATTATTCATCAGCATGATGACTTTGAATTGATTACAAAACCAGAGTTATGTTTATTAACTTATCGTTATGTACCTAAATCAGTACAAGTTTTGCTGTCTCAAGTTGATGATACTAAACAGAGGGATATTAATGCTATTATAGGGGAGTTGACACAGTTTATTCAAAAACGTCAACGTGAAGATGGTCACTCTTTCGTCTCTCGAACTCGAATTCAAGTTGCACGTTATGGCGGCGAAAAAGTAATTGTTTTTCGCGTTGTCTTAGCTAACCCATTAACAAGAAAAAGTAATTTACGTGATATTCTTGCAGAGCAATGTAAATTAGCTCAAGAAAGTGAAGTTTTACTACCTAAATTATTTGGTTTAGTAAAAGACAACGAATACCTTGATTGA